In Prochlorococcus marinus XMU1404, the following proteins share a genomic window:
- a CDS encoding phosphoadenylyl-sulfate reductase — protein MIENIHKNIEPNLKQYNQELLDMKAQEMLLWGYKEFNNQFAITTSFGIQSSVLLHMVSKLGLQKKIKIFWIDTGYLPQETYHYAEKLIENLSLEIKVLQSEVSPARMEAIYGKLWETSKANDLDKYHELRKIKPLEKGLEKYNIYCWASGVRSRQTENRKKMKFIDVIRQRLSLRPLLNWTNKDIFYYMEENNLPAHPLFYKGYSTVGDWHSSSPDDNEKKGRATRFGGIKQECGIHSNN, from the coding sequence ATGATTGAAAACATCCACAAAAATATAGAACCTAACTTAAAGCAATATAATCAAGAGCTATTAGATATGAAAGCTCAAGAAATGCTTCTATGGGGTTATAAAGAGTTTAATAATCAATTTGCAATTACAACAAGCTTTGGGATACAGTCATCAGTACTTTTACATATGGTGAGTAAGTTGGGTCTGCAAAAAAAAATCAAAATATTTTGGATAGATACAGGTTACCTTCCCCAGGAAACATATCATTACGCTGAAAAACTTATTGAAAACTTATCCTTAGAAATAAAAGTTCTGCAAAGTGAAGTATCGCCAGCGAGAATGGAGGCAATATACGGAAAACTTTGGGAAACATCTAAAGCCAATGATTTAGATAAGTATCATGAATTAAGAAAGATAAAACCTTTAGAAAAAGGTCTAGAAAAATACAATATTTACTGCTGGGCAAGCGGGGTAAGATCGAGACAAACAGAAAATAGAAAAAAAATGAAATTCATTGACGTAATTCGTCAAAGACTTTCTTTAAGACCTTTATTAAATTGGACAAATAAAGATATTTTTTATTATATGGAAGAAAATAATTTACCAGCCCACCCACTTTTTTACAAAGGTTATTCTACTGTAGGTGATTGGCACTCCAGCAGTCCCGATGATAATGAAAAAAAAGGCAGAGCTACAAGATTTGGGGGGATTAAGCAAGAATGTGGAATACACTCTAATAATTGA
- a CDS encoding NAD(P)/FAD-dependent oxidoreductase, with translation MESIQKPIVIVGAGFAGMTVALNLKNLNPSLPILVVDSVSNFIFKPLMYEVLSKEIRIWEAAPKFANIFSDAGITFLKNCLIKISFEDNILEFSDQLKLSYQYLVICTGSIPNSFSIKGIEENCYFFNDLNDLNKLKIFLKNYQKNPSQQKLFIVGGGPSGIELACKIKDIYIDQFEITIVEKSNEILHRNKIFNREESERALEKRKITVLLNSKVEEVSVNKISISSQDRINSFDKDIVIWTAGVKPNLSYLETNQITKKYERILVNNKLQIENYNNCFAIGDISIIEGMEDLPITAQVAMQEGNHLAKNIELLIRGKNPLPFEFQDNGEMISLGIGEASISALGLTLSGKLAFEVRRLIYASKLPDITESLKSASSWLFQKKTIFKKFLKKNNFN, from the coding sequence ATGGAATCAATACAAAAACCAATAGTAATAGTTGGGGCAGGTTTTGCAGGTATGACTGTTGCTTTGAACTTAAAGAACCTTAATCCTTCGTTACCGATTCTTGTTGTTGATTCTGTATCTAATTTCATATTCAAACCTTTAATGTATGAAGTTTTAAGCAAAGAAATAAGAATATGGGAGGCCGCACCAAAATTTGCAAATATTTTTTCTGATGCAGGTATAACTTTTTTAAAAAATTGTTTAATAAAGATTTCTTTTGAAGATAATATTCTTGAATTTAGTGACCAATTAAAATTAAGTTACCAATATCTTGTAATTTGTACAGGATCTATTCCAAATAGTTTTTCAATAAAAGGTATAGAAGAAAATTGTTATTTTTTTAATGATCTTAATGATTTGAATAAATTAAAAATTTTTTTAAAAAATTACCAAAAAAATCCTTCTCAGCAAAAGTTATTTATAGTTGGTGGTGGCCCCTCTGGCATAGAGTTGGCATGTAAAATAAAAGATATATATATAGATCAATTCGAAATTACTATAGTAGAAAAATCTAACGAAATTCTACATAGAAATAAAATTTTCAATAGAGAAGAATCAGAGAGGGCATTAGAAAAAAGAAAAATTACAGTCCTTTTAAATTCCAAAGTTGAGGAAGTCTCAGTAAATAAAATCAGTATTTCTAGTCAGGATAGAATAAACTCTTTTGATAAAGATATTGTAATTTGGACTGCTGGGGTTAAACCTAATTTGTCTTATTTGGAAACTAATCAAATTACAAAAAAATATGAAAGAATTTTAGTAAATAATAAATTGCAAATTGAAAACTATAACAATTGTTTTGCTATTGGCGATATTTCAATCATTGAAGGGATGGAGGATTTACCCATAACCGCCCAAGTAGCTATGCAGGAAGGAAATCATCTCGCCAAAAATATAGAACTATTAATTCGAGGTAAAAATCCTTTGCCTTTTGAATTCCAAGATAATGGTGAAATGATTAGCTTGGGCATAGGGGAAGCTTCAATCTCTGCCCTTGGGCTTACTTTATCTGGGAAATTGGCTTTTGAGGTAAGAAGACTTATATATGCTTCCAAGTTGCCTGATATTACTGAAAGTTTAAAATCCGCATCTTCATGGTTATTCCAAAAAAAAACTATTTTTAAGAAATTTCTAAAAAAAAATAATTTTAATTAA
- a CDS encoding SLC13 family permease, which yields MNLITFISNNFDAFITVVVLIMSIILFIKNSIAPELTGLLCVGIFIATGVLSPEKALAGFGSPSLITLMGLFAVSSALFKSGALDRVRELISSESIRTPRKLISLIAFLIAPISGIVPNTPVVASLLPLIEGWCVRRNISPSKVLLPLSFATLLGGTLTLLGSSVNLLVSDISQQLGYGALELFSLTSIGIPVWLIGTTYMILVSDMLLPDRGRDKDFIKNGDMNIYFTEVTIPSTSELVGQSVRNSRLQRRFDVDVLELQRNGKVILPPLADRKIEPDDRLIIRVTRADLFRLQQEHTILLGENKRSFGGANFFSDDEGTKTFEALLPAGSTLAGASLRELRFRQRHNATVIALRRGQQTVQERLGQAVLRAGDVLLLQAPLDSIRGLQASNDLLILDQFEDDLPVLIKKPVSIAIAIGMVVLPSITNIPLVGSVLLAVIAMVAFGCLRPAEIQKSIRLDVILLLGSLSCFSVAMQVSGLADLIAVNLNFALNGMPLYLALVVIFLSTVILTQFISNAASVALILPVAIGFSNVLSISPSALIMLVLFGASQSFLTPMGYQTNLMVYGPGRYRFFDIAKYGAGLTLIMTFTVPALIILNFR from the coding sequence ATGAATTTAATTACATTTATTAGTAATAATTTTGATGCGTTTATAACGGTAGTAGTTTTAATAATGTCAATAATTTTATTTATCAAGAATTCCATTGCGCCAGAATTAACTGGTTTGTTGTGTGTTGGAATATTTATAGCGACAGGTGTACTTTCCCCTGAAAAAGCTTTAGCTGGATTTGGCAGCCCATCTTTAATTACCCTTATGGGTTTATTTGCAGTCTCCTCTGCATTATTTAAAAGTGGGGCTTTAGACAGAGTAAGAGAATTAATTTCTTCTGAAAGTATTAGAACGCCAAGGAAATTAATTTCATTAATAGCTTTTTTGATTGCTCCAATTTCTGGAATTGTACCTAACACACCTGTAGTAGCATCCTTGTTACCTTTAATTGAAGGTTGGTGCGTGCGTAGAAATATATCACCATCTAAAGTTTTATTACCTCTTTCTTTTGCTACATTACTTGGCGGAACTCTGACATTATTAGGAAGCTCAGTAAATCTTCTTGTAAGTGATATTAGTCAGCAATTAGGTTATGGAGCTTTGGAATTATTTAGTTTGACCTCAATTGGAATCCCAGTGTGGCTGATAGGAACAACTTATATGATTTTAGTTTCTGATATGCTTTTACCAGATAGAGGGAGAGATAAGGATTTTATTAAAAATGGGGATATGAATATTTATTTTACTGAAGTTACTATACCCTCTACATCGGAATTAGTTGGTCAATCTGTAAGAAATAGTAGGTTACAAAGGCGATTTGACGTTGATGTATTGGAATTACAACGTAATGGGAAAGTGATTCTTCCTCCCTTGGCAGATCGAAAGATTGAACCTGATGATAGATTAATAATCCGTGTTACAAGAGCAGATTTATTTAGATTACAACAGGAACACACTATTTTATTAGGAGAGAATAAAAGATCTTTTGGAGGAGCTAATTTTTTCTCAGACGATGAAGGGACTAAAACCTTTGAAGCTTTATTGCCAGCAGGTTCAACACTAGCTGGCGCTAGTCTGAGAGAATTAAGATTCAGGCAGCGGCATAATGCAACAGTTATAGCATTGAGAAGAGGCCAACAAACTGTACAGGAGAGATTAGGTCAAGCTGTTTTGAGAGCTGGCGATGTTTTATTACTGCAAGCCCCTTTAGATTCAATAAGAGGTTTGCAGGCCAGTAATGATTTGCTTATTTTAGATCAATTTGAAGATGATTTACCTGTCTTGATAAAGAAACCTGTATCGATCGCAATTGCAATAGGCATGGTGGTTTTACCTTCTATTACTAATATTCCATTAGTGGGCTCAGTTCTATTGGCAGTGATTGCAATGGTTGCTTTTGGATGTTTAAGACCTGCAGAAATACAAAAATCAATTAGGTTAGACGTTATTTTATTGTTGGGATCACTATCATGTTTTAGTGTTGCTATGCAAGTATCAGGATTAGCAGATTTAATAGCAGTCAATCTCAACTTCGCTCTTAATGGAATGCCTCTTTATTTAGCACTTGTTGTAATTTTTTTATCGACAGTCATCCTTACTCAATTTATTAGTAATGCCGCTTCGGTTGCTTTAATTTTACCTGTTGCTATTGGATTTTCAAATGTTTTAAGCATTTCACCTAGCGCTTTAATAATGCTCGTTTTATTCGGAGCTAGTCAATCTTTCTTGACTCCAATGGGTTATCAAACAAATTTGATG